From Rhizobium favelukesii, the proteins below share one genomic window:
- a CDS encoding cupin domain-containing protein: MSPDDIIRELGMEPHPEGGWYVQTFRDTDGGSRGHSTAIYYLLKAGQRSHWHRVHDAAEVWHYYAGAPLALHRADDEGRRETLTLGTDILKGERPQAIIPANWWQSAATLGDYTLVGCTVAPGFEFSSFEMAPPDWKPAA; this comes from the coding sequence ATGTCCCCGGACGATATCATTCGCGAACTTGGAATGGAGCCGCATCCCGAAGGCGGCTGGTATGTGCAGACCTTCCGCGACACCGACGGTGGCTCGCGCGGACATTCGACGGCGATCTACTATCTCCTGAAGGCCGGCCAGCGTTCCCACTGGCATCGTGTCCACGACGCAGCCGAGGTCTGGCACTACTATGCAGGAGCGCCCCTTGCACTGCACCGCGCCGACGACGAAGGCAGACGTGAAACGCTGACGCTTGGCACCGACATCCTGAAAGGAGAGCGGCCGCAGGCGATCATTCCAGCCAACTGGTGGCAGTCCGCCGCAACGCTCGGAGATTACACGCTGGTCGGCTGCACGGTCGCACCCGGGTTCGAATTCTCAAGCTTCGAAATGGCGCCGCCCGACTGGAAGCCCGCCGCCTGA
- a CDS encoding queuosine precursor transporter, whose translation MLTTRFTLIYVTLMTLVVVASNFLVQFPLNAMLAGINLADILTWGAFTYPVAFLITDLTNRQFGPQAARKVVFAGFAVGVALSFYTSVPRIAIASGSAYLAGQLLDISVFNRLRRQAWWRAPLVGSLIGSMLDTVIFFSFAFAAFFVFIGPNNPFALEPAPILGVFTAEAPRWISWAIGDFAVKMIVGLVMLLPYGALMNVLRPMQAAPAR comes from the coding sequence ATGCTGACGACGCGCTTTACGCTTATCTATGTCACGCTGATGACGCTGGTCGTGGTCGCCTCGAACTTCCTCGTGCAGTTCCCGCTGAATGCCATGCTCGCCGGCATCAATCTGGCCGACATTCTGACCTGGGGTGCCTTCACCTATCCGGTCGCCTTCCTGATCACGGATCTGACCAACCGCCAGTTCGGCCCGCAGGCTGCCCGCAAGGTCGTCTTTGCAGGCTTTGCCGTCGGTGTGGCGCTGTCCTTCTATACCTCGGTTCCGCGTATCGCGATCGCTTCGGGTTCGGCCTATCTCGCCGGCCAGCTGCTCGATATCTCGGTCTTCAACCGCCTGCGCCGTCAGGCCTGGTGGCGCGCGCCGCTCGTCGGCTCGCTGATCGGCTCGATGCTGGATACAGTGATCTTCTTCTCCTTCGCTTTCGCGGCCTTCTTCGTCTTCATCGGGCCGAACAATCCCTTCGCGCTCGAACCCGCCCCGATCCTCGGCGTCTTCACTGCAGAGGCGCCGCGCTGGATTTCCTGGGCGATCGGCGACTTCGCGGTGAAGATGATCGTCGGCCTCGTGATGCTGCTGCCCTATGGCGCACTGATGAACGTGCTGCGCCCGATGCAGGCCGCCCCCGCGCGCTAA
- a CDS encoding prephenate/arogenate dehydrogenase family protein, whose translation MTVQFDRIALIGIGLIGSSIAYDVKRLGLAKEVVIATRSADTLKRAEELQLGDRYTTSSADAAKDADLVIVSVPVGASESVAKEIAGSLKPGAIVTDVGSTKASVIAQMQPHMPPQVHFIPGHPLAGTEKSGPDAGFPGLFEGRWCIFTPISGTDETALKTLRQFWESLGSKVDEMDPEHHDKVLAIVSHLPHIIAYNIVGTADDLEAVTESEVIKYSASGFRDFTRLAASDPTMWRDVCLHNKDAILEMLARFSEDLAYLQRAIRWGEGDKIFDLFTRTRAIRRSIVQAGQDVDAPDFGRPHPLEKK comes from the coding sequence ATGACCGTGCAGTTCGATCGCATCGCGCTGATCGGGATCGGCCTGATCGGCTCCTCCATTGCCTATGACGTCAAGCGGCTTGGCCTGGCAAAGGAGGTCGTCATTGCGACCCGCAGCGCCGACACCCTGAAGAGAGCTGAGGAACTGCAACTCGGCGACCGCTACACGACGTCGTCGGCCGATGCCGCAAAGGACGCCGACCTGGTCATCGTGTCGGTGCCCGTTGGGGCGTCCGAGAGCGTTGCGAAAGAAATCGCCGGCAGCCTGAAGCCAGGTGCGATCGTGACGGATGTCGGTTCGACTAAGGCTTCGGTCATCGCACAGATGCAGCCGCATATGCCGCCGCAGGTTCATTTCATCCCCGGTCACCCGCTGGCGGGTACGGAGAAATCCGGTCCGGATGCCGGCTTCCCCGGGCTCTTCGAGGGCCGTTGGTGCATCTTCACGCCGATTTCAGGCACTGACGAGACGGCGTTGAAGACGCTGCGACAGTTCTGGGAATCGTTGGGCTCCAAGGTCGACGAGATGGATCCGGAGCATCACGACAAGGTGCTCGCCATCGTCTCGCACCTGCCGCATATCATTGCCTACAACATCGTCGGTACGGCAGATGATCTTGAGGCGGTCACCGAATCGGAAGTCATCAAGTATTCCGCTTCCGGCTTCCGCGACTTCACGCGTCTGGCCGCCTCCGATCCGACGATGTGGCGCGACGTCTGCCTGCACAACAAGGATGCGATCCTCGAAATGCTCGCGCGCTTCTCCGAGGACCTCGCCTATCTGCAGCGGGCCATTCGATGGGGAGAGGGCGACAAGATCTTTGATCTTTTCACCCGTACCCGCGCTATCCGCCGCTCCATCGTCCAGGCTGGTCAGGATGTCGATGCACCGGACTTCGGCCGTCCCCACCCGCTCGAAAAGAAGTAG
- the rpmB gene encoding 50S ribosomal protein L28 has protein sequence MSRMCELTGKAVLTGNNVSHANNKTKRRFLPNLCQVTLISDALGQRYRLRVSAAALRSVEHRGGLDAFLLKASENELSMRARLLRRQIVKKTAEAAAA, from the coding sequence ATGTCCCGCATGTGCGAATTGACCGGCAAGGCAGTCCTGACTGGTAACAATGTCAGCCATGCCAACAACAAGACCAAGCGCCGGTTCCTCCCGAACCTATGCCAGGTTACGCTGATCTCCGACGCGCTCGGCCAGCGTTATCGTCTTCGCGTTTCGGCTGCTGCTCTTCGTTCCGTCGAGCACCGTGGCGGTCTCGATGCCTTCCTGCTGAAGGCAAGTGAAAACGAACTGTCGATGCGCGCTCGTCTGCTGCGTCGCCAGATCGTCAAGAAGACTGCCGAAGCCGCTGCTGCGTAA
- a CDS encoding AraC family transcriptional regulator → MDPLSNVLSLLKPRNYLSAGFEAGGEWSIQFPDQRDGVKCGAVVSGHCWLSVEGVPEAVRLQTGDCFLMPSGRPFRLATDLSLPPVGAATIFASARTGGIVSYNGGDDFLLVSSRFALTGAHAGLLLRILPPIVLIRDEPGQAALRWSVERMMQELREPQPGGFLIVQHLAHMILVQALRLHLADGSRAGVGWLFALADKQMSAAMTAMHDDPARRWTLQELAARAGMSRSTFALRFKETVGTSPMDYLVHWRMLLAGDRLENSREPISLIAPSLGYESEAAFSTAFKRVMGCSPRQYGRNRQSPRAELGQRRQVGAAD, encoded by the coding sequence ATGGATCCGCTGTCAAACGTCCTGTCTCTGCTGAAGCCCCGCAATTACCTGTCTGCGGGCTTCGAGGCGGGTGGGGAGTGGTCGATCCAGTTCCCCGATCAACGAGACGGTGTCAAATGCGGCGCCGTGGTTTCCGGCCATTGCTGGCTCTCGGTGGAAGGCGTGCCAGAGGCGGTGCGGCTGCAGACGGGTGATTGCTTCCTGATGCCGAGTGGCCGTCCTTTTCGCCTGGCGACGGACCTTTCGCTGCCGCCGGTCGGAGCGGCGACGATCTTTGCGAGCGCGCGCACGGGCGGCATCGTCTCCTACAATGGCGGCGACGATTTCCTTCTGGTGAGCAGCCGCTTTGCGCTGACCGGCGCGCATGCGGGCCTGCTGCTTCGCATCCTGCCGCCCATCGTCCTCATCAGGGACGAGCCCGGCCAGGCGGCGCTGCGCTGGTCGGTGGAGCGGATGATGCAGGAGCTGCGCGAGCCGCAACCGGGCGGCTTCCTGATCGTGCAACACCTGGCGCACATGATCCTGGTTCAGGCGCTGCGGCTGCATCTCGCGGACGGTTCCCGGGCCGGTGTCGGATGGCTCTTTGCGCTGGCAGACAAGCAGATGAGTGCGGCGATGACGGCGATGCACGACGACCCGGCCCGCCGCTGGACCCTGCAGGAACTGGCGGCGCGCGCCGGCATGTCGCGCTCGACCTTTGCGCTCAGGTTCAAGGAGACGGTCGGGACCTCGCCGATGGACTATCTCGTGCATTGGCGCATGCTTCTCGCCGGAGACCGGCTGGAAAACTCCAGAGAACCCATTTCCCTGATCGCGCCATCGCTCGGCTACGAGTCGGAAGCCGCCTTCAGCACGGCGTTCAAGCGGGTGATGGGCTGCTCGCCACGCCAGTACGGCCGCAACCGGCAATCGCCGCGAGCGGAGCTTGGACAGCGCCGCCAGGTCGGAGCCGCCGATTAG
- a CDS encoding DMT family transporter has protein sequence MKLRATLIGFTAILMWSFLALLTAASGKMPPFQLSAICFAIGSIPGIVVLTLNPSRLALLKQPAKVWIVGIAGLFGYHFLYFTALRNAPAVEAGLIAYLWPLLIVVGSALLPGERLRWYHIVGALAGLCGTFLIVGRNGINFDGAYAVGYGAAFLCAFTWSGYSLLTRRFDAVSTDVVTGFCMATSILSLICHLGLETTIWPETGLEWLGVLGLGLFPVGAAFYAWDFGVKNGDIQILGSASYAAPLLSTIILTIFGFADPSWRIAFACLLVTGGAVLAAQDMFRRKAATAEQATPAE, from the coding sequence GTGAAGCTTCGGGCAACGCTAATCGGCTTTACGGCCATCCTCATGTGGTCGTTTCTGGCGCTGTTGACGGCCGCCTCCGGCAAAATGCCGCCGTTCCAGCTGTCGGCAATCTGCTTTGCCATCGGCAGCATTCCCGGCATCGTCGTGCTGACCCTCAATCCGTCGCGGCTGGCGCTGCTCAAGCAGCCGGCCAAGGTCTGGATCGTCGGGATTGCGGGATTGTTCGGTTATCACTTCCTCTACTTCACGGCGCTTCGCAATGCGCCGGCGGTCGAAGCAGGGCTGATTGCCTATCTCTGGCCGCTGCTGATCGTCGTCGGATCGGCGCTGCTGCCGGGAGAGCGGCTGCGCTGGTATCATATCGTCGGCGCCCTGGCCGGTCTTTGCGGCACCTTCCTGATCGTCGGGCGCAACGGCATCAATTTCGATGGCGCCTATGCCGTCGGCTACGGCGCTGCCTTCCTTTGCGCCTTCACGTGGTCCGGCTATTCGCTGTTGACGCGGCGGTTCGATGCTGTGTCGACCGATGTCGTCACCGGTTTCTGCATGGCGACCTCTATCCTGTCGCTGATCTGCCACCTCGGCCTTGAGACGACGATCTGGCCGGAGACGGGCCTTGAATGGCTGGGTGTTCTCGGCCTCGGCCTGTTTCCGGTGGGTGCCGCCTTCTATGCGTGGGATTTCGGCGTCAAAAATGGCGACATCCAGATCCTCGGCTCGGCGAGCTATGCCGCGCCCCTGCTTTCGACGATCATCCTGACTATCTTCGGCTTTGCCGACCCAAGCTGGCGGATCGCCTTCGCCTGCCTGCTCGTGACAGGCGGGGCGGTGCTGGCGGCGCAGGACATGTTTCGGCGGAAGGCCGCAACGGCGGAGCAAGCCACGCCCGCGGAATGA
- a CDS encoding class I SAM-dependent methyltransferase yields the protein MKSNRPLITFALMHADIVDLRQFYHSDLGRIAEQSIAMALSSLWVRLPQERLVGLGYVVPFLDRFQPDTERTFAFMPAGQGAVNWPVGALSTTALIFDEELPLPDSSIDRVLMVHSLEFAESPRETLKELWRVLAPGGRLVIVVPNRRGVWARMEHTPFGSGRPYSRGQLTNLLRETNFTPGATAEALFFPPSKLRTMMRLRSVFDRVGRTLWPAFSGVIIVEAQKRLYQGLPVAARASRRVFVPVLAPHGVPTTRSR from the coding sequence TTGAAGTCCAACCGCCCACTGATAACATTTGCCTTGATGCACGCTGATATTGTTGACCTACGCCAGTTCTATCATTCCGACCTCGGACGCATTGCCGAGCAGTCGATCGCCATGGCGCTCTCCTCGCTGTGGGTCCGGCTGCCGCAGGAACGTCTCGTTGGTCTGGGCTATGTCGTTCCCTTCCTTGATCGCTTCCAGCCCGACACGGAGAGAACCTTTGCCTTCATGCCGGCAGGGCAAGGCGCCGTGAATTGGCCGGTGGGCGCGCTCTCCACGACGGCCCTGATCTTCGACGAGGAATTGCCGCTGCCCGATTCCTCGATCGACCGGGTTTTGATGGTCCATTCCCTCGAATTTGCCGAGAGCCCGCGGGAAACCCTGAAGGAGTTGTGGCGGGTGCTGGCACCAGGCGGGCGTCTGGTCATTGTCGTACCGAACCGCCGCGGGGTCTGGGCGCGCATGGAACACACGCCGTTTGGCTCGGGGCGTCCCTATTCGCGAGGACAGCTGACGAATCTCCTGCGGGAAACCAATTTCACGCCCGGCGCGACGGCGGAGGCATTGTTCTTTCCGCCCTCAAAGCTTCGCACGATGATGCGTCTGCGCAGTGTCTTCGACCGCGTGGGACGGACCTTATGGCCGGCCTTCTCAGGCGTCATCATCGTCGAGGCGCAGAAGCGGCTCTATCAGGGCTTGCCGGTTGCCGCCCGGGCCTCGCGTCGCGTCTTCGTGCCGGTTCTGGCGCCGCATGGCGTTCCAACGACGCGCAGCCGCTAG
- the hisC gene encoding histidinol-phosphate transaminase — protein sequence MSEEKSKPVPRPGILDIAAYVPGKEHAPGVARVYKLSSNETPLGASPKAIEAFREAVGNLERYPDGQAIELRESIAAVHGLNPANIMCGNGSDELLGLLCHVYLGTGDEAIITEHGFLVYKIQIMGAGATPVVVKEKDETVDVDAILAAVTPKTKMVFIANPGNPTGTYVPVCEIRRLHASLPKNVVLVLDAAYAEYVRRNDYEAGIEIVSSNPNVVMTRTFSKVYGLAALRVGWMYAPADIIDAVNRVRGPFNMNSAAISAGAAAIRDQAFVQEAVAFNQMWIEKMTVALEAVGLKVTPSVTNFVLIHFPDVDGKRAPEADAFLTSRGYILRAVKGYGFANALRMSIGPDEANRGVIEALSEFVGRKS from the coding sequence ATGAGCGAAGAGAAGAGCAAGCCCGTTCCGCGTCCCGGTATTTTGGACATCGCAGCCTATGTGCCGGGCAAGGAACATGCGCCGGGCGTCGCACGCGTCTATAAGCTCTCGTCCAACGAAACGCCGCTCGGCGCGAGCCCGAAGGCGATCGAAGCTTTCCGTGAGGCTGTTGGCAATCTGGAACGCTACCCGGACGGTCAGGCCATCGAATTGCGGGAGTCCATCGCGGCAGTTCACGGTCTTAATCCGGCTAATATCATGTGCGGCAACGGCTCGGACGAGCTGCTCGGCCTTCTCTGCCATGTCTATCTGGGCACCGGCGATGAAGCGATCATCACAGAGCACGGATTCCTCGTTTACAAAATCCAGATCATGGGTGCAGGCGCCACGCCGGTCGTTGTCAAGGAGAAGGACGAGACCGTTGACGTCGATGCGATCCTTGCCGCGGTTACGCCCAAGACCAAAATGGTCTTTATCGCCAACCCGGGCAATCCGACTGGCACGTATGTTCCGGTCTGCGAGATCCGTCGTCTGCATGCCTCCTTGCCCAAGAATGTCGTGCTGGTTCTGGATGCGGCCTATGCGGAATACGTGCGCCGCAACGACTACGAAGCCGGAATCGAGATCGTTTCGTCCAATCCAAACGTCGTCATGACTCGCACCTTCTCCAAGGTATATGGCCTGGCCGCTCTTCGCGTTGGGTGGATGTACGCGCCCGCCGACATCATCGACGCGGTCAATCGTGTCCGCGGTCCGTTCAACATGAATTCGGCGGCAATCTCCGCCGGTGCCGCAGCCATTCGCGACCAGGCATTTGTGCAGGAAGCCGTAGCTTTCAATCAGATGTGGATCGAGAAGATGACGGTCGCACTCGAGGCTGTCGGTCTGAAGGTGACGCCGTCGGTCACCAACTTCGTACTCATCCATTTCCCAGACGTCGATGGCAAACGGGCGCCCGAAGCCGATGCGTTCCTGACCAGCCGCGGCTACATCCTGCGTGCGGTCAAGGGCTACGGATTCGCGAATGCGCTGCGCATGAGCATCGGGCCGGACGAGGCGAACCGTGGTGTCATCGAAGCGCTTAGCGAGTTTGTGGGACGCAAGTCATGA
- a CDS encoding DUF3108 domain-containing protein: MAHLGKRIFISAVAALMAIPAGASEIVYRTEYRVSLGILTIARAAFLTKIEDDKSYRVSGDISSAGLADLVTNISAKTSVDGVLRGDRLQASRYYLYYRSGKRARTYEVRYSNGNITSTTVKPPRRLPKNWVNVPASDMRSVLDPISGLIFPGDANVCAQKLPIYDGEMRMDLVLSPKGAQNFSTAGFSGKATVCNVRFVPRSGYKKGRSDIDYLSKSSRMEIWFAKSDTANVYAPVYVRIPTQYGPVTITAVKYGAS; the protein is encoded by the coding sequence ATGGCTCATCTGGGCAAACGCATTTTCATTTCCGCGGTCGCTGCGCTGATGGCCATTCCGGCCGGGGCGAGCGAGATCGTGTATCGCACGGAATACAGGGTTTCGCTTGGCATTTTGACGATTGCGCGCGCAGCCTTCCTGACGAAGATCGAGGACGACAAGAGCTACAGGGTATCTGGTGACATCAGTTCGGCCGGCCTTGCCGACCTCGTCACCAATATCTCCGCCAAGACGAGCGTCGACGGCGTGCTGCGCGGCGACCGGCTACAGGCATCCCGCTACTATCTCTACTACAGGAGCGGCAAGCGCGCCCGGACATACGAAGTGCGTTACAGCAACGGCAATATCACCTCGACGACAGTCAAGCCGCCGCGCCGGCTGCCAAAGAACTGGGTCAACGTACCGGCCAGCGACATGCGTTCCGTCCTCGACCCGATCTCAGGTCTGATCTTCCCCGGAGATGCCAATGTCTGCGCGCAGAAGCTGCCGATCTATGACGGCGAGATGCGCATGGATCTGGTGCTCTCTCCCAAGGGCGCGCAGAATTTCTCGACGGCGGGCTTCAGCGGCAAGGCGACGGTCTGCAATGTCCGGTTCGTCCCTCGCTCCGGCTACAAGAAGGGTCGCAGCGATATCGACTATCTGAGCAAGAGCAGCCGGATGGAAATCTGGTTTGCCAAGTCGGATACGGCAAATGTATATGCTCCGGTCTACGTCCGTATTCCCACGCAATACGGGCCGGTGACGATCACCGCCGTGAAGTACGGCGCAAGCTGA
- a CDS encoding esterase-like activity of phytase family protein, whose amino-acid sequence MLRKPFASLISIALALAAAMPPALADGDVEVRSRVITDFKIGSDATRFGPVEFLGGLEMVSPQRLFGSLSSIRFRSDKTDFVGVLDTGHWMTGRIERDPQGRLSGLADVAITPMKNRAGESFEGKGHMDAEGVTLHGDQILVSFEQDHRVDVYPDPGFETSRAIDTIPIPFPNRSLRGNRGFETIAIAPVDSALKGGTLIVAERSLDIDGNAYAAILDGPLKGRLSLAHYGDFDATDGAFLPNGDLLLLERRFNVAEGIGMRIRRIKAADIRPGAVMDGEILLQGDFNYQIDNMEGLDVFAAKDGTTHVVIVSDDNHSILQRNLMLEFRLVESRAGDTARLQK is encoded by the coding sequence ATGCTCCGGAAGCCTTTCGCCAGCCTGATATCGATCGCCCTTGCGCTGGCGGCCGCCATGCCGCCAGCGCTTGCCGATGGCGATGTCGAGGTCAGGAGCCGCGTCATCACTGACTTCAAGATCGGCTCCGACGCGACCCGGTTCGGCCCCGTCGAATTCCTCGGTGGGCTCGAGATGGTCTCTCCCCAACGGCTGTTCGGTTCGCTGTCGTCGATCCGTTTTCGATCAGACAAGACGGATTTTGTGGGCGTGCTCGATACCGGCCACTGGATGACCGGACGCATCGAGCGCGATCCGCAGGGGCGCCTGTCTGGCCTTGCCGATGTCGCGATCACCCCGATGAAGAATCGCGCCGGGGAGAGCTTTGAAGGCAAGGGGCATATGGATGCCGAGGGTGTCACGCTGCATGGCGACCAGATCCTCGTTTCCTTCGAGCAGGACCACCGCGTCGACGTCTATCCCGACCCCGGCTTCGAGACGTCGCGTGCGATCGACACCATTCCCATTCCGTTCCCCAACCGATCGCTGCGCGGCAACCGCGGCTTTGAGACCATCGCCATTGCGCCCGTGGACAGTGCCCTCAAGGGCGGGACGTTGATCGTCGCCGAACGCAGCTTAGACATCGACGGCAATGCCTATGCAGCGATTCTGGACGGGCCGTTGAAGGGACGTCTGTCGCTCGCCCATTACGGCGATTTCGACGCGACGGACGGAGCCTTCCTGCCGAATGGCGACCTGCTGCTGCTGGAGCGCCGCTTCAACGTCGCAGAAGGCATCGGAATGCGCATCCGCCGCATCAAGGCTGCCGACATCCGACCCGGCGCTGTTATGGACGGCGAGATATTGTTGCAGGGCGACTTCAACTATCAGATCGACAATATGGAAGGCTTGGATGTCTTCGCGGCCAAGGATGGGACCACGCATGTGGTGATCGTCTCTGATGACAATCACTCCATCCTCCAACGCAATCTGATGCTGGAGTTCCGGCTGGTGGAGTCGCGAGCCGGCGACACGGCTCGCCTGCAGAAATGA
- a CDS encoding DUF2125 domain-containing protein: MAASSPSRSGRKFWMLGGGIVLVIVLYTGAWFYAASQLKNTVLRAIAPGNTAGVSGECTDIDFRGYPFRIGLFCSKVDVDDTVNGVSASFGQLRSAAQVYAPGHIVWELDSPAEIRSAHGLSLNAEWASLQSSLITKLKGIDRSSMVIDGLKGTAVSSQTGQTIDFDAAHTEIHLRQNGGDLDGAISVTDSNAAIKDWSAFPKLSASADVTLAGKAGMIDGSDQRGLFGASGELRKVVADIGDGKVMTLSGPFSFDEEGYLSGKFKLEIEQLGPWRDSIKQTFPDIAKTVDTAAKLLKALAGGGDKVSVDLVVARGNATVGGFIPLGSIPPI; the protein is encoded by the coding sequence ATGGCAGCGTCAAGCCCATCCCGCAGCGGCAGAAAATTCTGGATGCTCGGCGGCGGTATCGTCTTGGTGATCGTGCTTTATACGGGTGCTTGGTTCTATGCCGCGTCCCAGTTGAAGAACACCGTGCTGAGGGCAATCGCACCCGGCAATACTGCAGGCGTCAGTGGCGAGTGCACAGATATCGATTTCCGCGGCTATCCATTCCGGATCGGCCTGTTCTGCTCGAAGGTCGATGTCGACGATACCGTCAACGGCGTATCGGCAAGCTTCGGCCAGTTGCGCTCCGCAGCGCAGGTCTACGCTCCCGGCCATATCGTGTGGGAGCTCGATTCACCCGCCGAGATCCGCAGCGCCCATGGCCTGTCGCTCAATGCCGAATGGGCGAGCCTGCAATCCAGCCTGATCACCAAGCTGAAGGGTATCGACCGCTCGTCGATGGTCATCGACGGGCTCAAGGGAACCGCCGTCTCCTCCCAAACGGGCCAGACGATCGACTTCGACGCCGCCCACACCGAAATCCATCTCCGCCAGAACGGCGGCGATCTTGACGGCGCGATCTCCGTGACGGATTCCAATGCCGCCATCAAGGATTGGTCTGCCTTCCCCAAGCTTTCGGCGAGTGCCGACGTGACGCTTGCCGGCAAGGCCGGCATGATCGACGGCAGCGACCAGAGAGGGCTCTTCGGCGCCAGTGGCGAACTGCGCAAGGTCGTAGCCGACATCGGTGACGGCAAGGTCATGACCCTGAGCGGCCCCTTCTCCTTCGACGAGGAGGGCTATCTGTCAGGCAAGTTCAAGCTGGAGATCGAGCAGCTTGGCCCCTGGCGCGACAGCATCAAGCAGACCTTCCCTGACATCGCCAAGACGGTCGACACAGCCGCCAAGTTGCTCAAGGCGCTGGCCGGCGGCGGCGACAAAGTTTCCGTGGATCTCGTGGTGGCGCGTGGCAACGCCACGGTCGGCGGCTTCATTCCGCTCGGATCGATCCCGCCGATCTGA
- the gloB gene encoding hydroxyacylglutathione hydrolase encodes MKPLDLDVFLCRSDNFGVLVHDPEAGLTASIDAPDAAAVEQAASRRGWTISHIFTTHHHTDHVEGNLALKEQYGCEIIGPVNEAVAIPGLDKTMADGDTFLFGDHTVQVIETPGHTAGHICYHFIDDKLLFAADTLFALGCGRLFERPAADMWHSLQKLAALPDETAVYFGHEYTLSNARFALTIDPDNQRLIVRAAEIEALRAENKFTIPTTLALEKETNPFLRAADPAIRRNLLMETKSNEEVFAEIRRRKDNF; translated from the coding sequence ATGAAACCTTTGGATTTAGACGTTTTTCTCTGCCGTTCCGACAATTTCGGCGTGTTGGTGCACGATCCTGAAGCCGGCCTGACGGCGTCGATCGACGCGCCCGATGCAGCCGCAGTGGAGCAGGCTGCGTCCCGTCGCGGCTGGACAATCTCGCATATCTTCACCACGCATCACCATACCGACCACGTCGAAGGCAATCTCGCGCTGAAGGAGCAATATGGCTGCGAGATCATCGGCCCCGTCAACGAGGCCGTGGCGATCCCCGGCCTCGACAAGACCATGGCCGACGGCGATACCTTCCTGTTCGGCGACCATACGGTACAGGTCATCGAGACCCCTGGGCACACGGCCGGGCATATCTGTTACCACTTCATCGACGACAAGCTGCTCTTTGCCGCTGACACGCTGTTTGCGCTCGGCTGTGGTCGGCTCTTCGAGCGTCCGGCCGCCGATATGTGGCACTCGCTTCAGAAGCTTGCCGCGCTGCCCGACGAAACGGCCGTCTACTTCGGCCACGAATATACCCTGTCAAACGCGCGCTTTGCGCTCACCATCGATCCGGACAATCAGCGCCTGATAGTCCGTGCGGCCGAGATCGAGGCCCTGCGGGCCGAGAACAAGTTCACAATTCCGACGACGCTGGCGCTGGAGAAGGAGACCAATCCCTTCCTGCGCGCCGCCGACCCTGCGATCCGCCGCAACCTGCTGATGGAAACAAAGAGCAACGAGGAGGTCTTCGCGGAGATCCGCCGACGCAAGGACAATTTCTGA